One part of the Caproiciproducens sp. CPB-2 genome encodes these proteins:
- a CDS encoding carbohydrate ABC transporter substrate-binding protein, with product MKKARKITATLLALAMMTGVMATVSGCQSGPAASTAAPAESQEAANSEAPAAEGKTLNIWCWNDEFQSRFNDYNPEVKEVAKDKSTTTLNDGTVVKWTINPNDNNNYQNKLDQALLSQESAAADDKIDIFLVEADYALKYVDSEYTLDVKKDIGLTDSDLSNQYQYTQDIVTDKSGALKGTTWQATPGLFAYRRSIAKAVLGTDDPAKVQEALSDWDKFNSVAAQASAKGYKMLSGYDDSYRTFSNNVSAPWVTDTTATVDPNLMNWVKQTKEYAEKAYNNKTSLWDDKWQADQGPSGKVLGFFYSTWGINFTLLGNSLKTPVAEGGKEEAGNGVYGDYAVCQGPQSYYWGGTWICGAKGSDNLGTIKNVMKSLTCDGTIMKKITTDTQDYTNNKAAMEEIANSDFKSAFLGGQNHIKLFAEVAPKIDMSNAGPYDQGMNESMQKCFKDYFNGTIDLEKAKANFEKTVKEKYPEITEIKWPS from the coding sequence ATGAAAAAGGCAAGAAAAATCACCGCAACGCTTCTGGCTCTCGCGATGATGACAGGCGTCATGGCAACCGTTTCCGGCTGTCAGAGCGGACCGGCCGCATCGACGGCAGCTCCCGCTGAAAGCCAGGAAGCCGCAAACAGCGAAGCTCCGGCAGCGGAAGGAAAAACGCTCAACATTTGGTGCTGGAACGATGAGTTCCAAAGCAGGTTCAACGATTACAATCCGGAAGTGAAGGAAGTGGCCAAGGACAAATCCACCACTACCTTAAACGACGGCACCGTCGTCAAATGGACCATCAACCCAAATGACAACAACAACTATCAGAACAAACTGGATCAGGCGCTGCTTTCTCAGGAAAGCGCCGCTGCCGACGACAAAATCGATATTTTCCTGGTGGAAGCCGATTACGCATTAAAATATGTCGACAGTGAATACACATTGGATGTAAAGAAAGACATAGGGCTGACGGACAGCGACCTGTCCAACCAATACCAGTACACACAGGATATCGTCACCGACAAAAGCGGCGCCCTGAAAGGCACCACCTGGCAGGCGACCCCGGGCCTTTTTGCTTACCGCCGTTCCATCGCCAAAGCGGTGCTGGGCACGGACGATCCCGCAAAGGTACAGGAAGCCCTCTCCGACTGGGATAAGTTCAACAGTGTCGCGGCGCAGGCCAGCGCAAAGGGCTACAAGATGCTTTCCGGCTACGACGACAGCTACCGCACCTTCTCCAACAACGTATCCGCTCCGTGGGTAACGGACACGACGGCCACGGTTGACCCCAACCTGATGAACTGGGTCAAGCAGACGAAGGAATACGCGGAAAAGGCCTACAACAACAAGACCTCCCTCTGGGACGACAAATGGCAGGCCGACCAGGGTCCGAGCGGAAAAGTACTCGGATTCTTCTACTCCACCTGGGGCATTAACTTTACCCTGCTGGGCAACTCCCTGAAAACACCGGTCGCGGAAGGCGGCAAGGAAGAAGCAGGCAACGGCGTTTACGGCGACTATGCCGTCTGTCAGGGTCCGCAAAGCTACTACTGGGGCGGCACATGGATCTGCGGCGCCAAGGGAAGCGACAACCTCGGCACGATCAAAAATGTCATGAAGTCCCTCACCTGCGACGGAACGATCATGAAGAAGATCACAACCGACACACAGGATTATACCAATAACAAAGCGGCCATGGAAGAAATCGCGAACAGCGACTTCAAATCCGCGTTTCTCGGCGGCCAGAACCACATTAAGCTTTTTGCCGAAGTGGCGCCGAAGATCGACATGAGCAACGCCGGTCCCTACGATCAGGGAATGAACGAAAGCATGCAGAAATGCTTCAAGGACTATTTCAACGGCACGATCGACCTTGAAAAAGCAAAGGCAAACTTTGAAAAAACAGTCAAGGAAAAATATCCTGAGATCACAGAGATAAAATGGCCGTCATAA